In a genomic window of Helianthus annuus cultivar XRQ/B chromosome 10, HanXRQr2.0-SUNRISE, whole genome shotgun sequence:
- the LOC110882547 gene encoding probable 2-oxoglutarate-dependent dioxygenase AOP1, which yields MGSEAPIKLPVIDFSQLKTNNSINLSIWESIKTDVFKALIDYGCFEASSVVSIDLQESVNDALKQLFDLPTETKLRNTSETAFHGYVRSPKVPLYESMGIGNPFIPENVDNFADLMWPQDNPKFRESIKTYSKKLRELDEIVKKMVFESLGLEKYFGEQMKSTSYLLKVMKYRAPEPNESDIGLHTHTDTNIMTILHQDEIGGLEIQMKNEEWLRVKVSPNSFIVVAGETFNVWLNGRLHVPFHRVVMNGNMARYSLGFFSVQRASILVKTFYEMVDEEHPLRYKPFDYAEFLKFFYKEGGIQSKFALKNYCGI from the exons ATGGGTTCCGAAGCTCCAATTAAACTTCCAGTAATCGACTTCTCCCAGCTAAAAACCAACAATTCAATCAATCTTTCGATCTGGGAATCCATTAAAACTGATGTTTTTAAAGCTCTCATAGACTATGGATGCTTCGAAGCTTCTTCGGTTGTATCAATAGATCTTCAAGAGTCTGTGAACGATGCATTGAAGCAACTGTTCGATCTCCCGACAGAAACCAAGCTTCGAAACACATCCGAAACTGCCTTTCATGGATATGTTCGATCTCCCAAGGTTCCACTCTATGAAAGCATGGGGATTGGCAACCCATTCATCCCTGAAAATGTGGACAACTTCGCCGATCTAATGTGGCCTCAAGACAATCCCAAATTTCG TGAAAGTATTAAGACTTACTCTAAGAAGTTGCGCGAACTAGACGAGATTGTGAAGAAGATGGTTTTCGAGAGCTTGGGTTTGGAGAAATACTTTGGCGAACAAATGAAATCGACAAGTTACCTTCTCAAAGTCATGAAATATCGAGCACCTGAGCCAAATGAATCAGATATTGGACTCCATACGCATACCGATACGAATATAATGACGATTTTACATCAAGATGAAATTGGAGGGTTAGAGATCCAAATGAAAAACGAAGAATGGTTGCGAGTAAAAGTTTCACCGAATTCATTCATAGTTGTGGCTGGTGAAACGTTTAAT GTTTGGTTGAATGGTCGATTGCATGTACCGTTTCATAGGGTAGTAATGAATGGAAACATGGCTAGATACTCGCTCGGGTTCTTTTCGGTACAGAGAGCAAGCATCCTCGTAAAAACATTCTATGAAATGGTAGACGAAGAACACCCACTGCGTTACAAGCCTTTCGATTATGCGGAGTTTCTTAAGTTCTTTTACAAAGAGGGTGGCATTCAAAGCAAGTTCGCCTTAAAGAATTATTGTGGCATCTGA